Below is a genomic region from Leptospira venezuelensis.
CCCTGATGGATATGCATAATATGGCTCACAAGGAACGAGACCAAGGATCGTATTCCAAACTGTAAAAGAAAAATCCAGATACTTAAAGAAGTATAGTAAAGATAGGTTACCCCAAATAGCTATATTCAGGAAAAATAATTTTCCAAATCTGGATTCTGATTTGTCCATCCATAATGTGCAGAAATACGTGATCGCTATGGAATAGATCAGTAATAAGATGAATGGAACCCTGAAAACTGCATAAAAATATAAGCTAGTAACGAGTAGCCAAAGTTTTTGGAATCTGGAAGGTACCAGGAAATAAACGAATATGACTATAGGAGCGAAAAGTAAATAATGAAGGGAATTAAAGAGCAAGATCAGTCTCCTTCAATTTGGCCTTGAGAGATTCTGCCGCCCAAATATTTCCTCTTTTCGTAAAATGCCCGTCTTCCGGAATATAGTGATCTAAGATTCCGAATTTTTTGCCGTTCTGATCAAAACCACACATAGAAGAAGTTTCCTTTTTGAAACGTAAAACTTTCACTCCACGTTTTTCGAAAAATGCAGAGGCGCGGGTTGCGTAATTTTCTAAAGGATGGTATTTTCCATTATTATAACAATAAATCTCTTCTATTTGGATCGGGAGGATCACAGGAACCAGTTTGAATCCTCTTTCCTTTGCAAGATCTATCATCTTTTGGTAATATTCTTGAGTGAGTTCTGGTAAAATCGGAAGAGTTTCGAAAGAAGGAGCAGAATCCACACAAGTAACGTGAGCCGGAATCGGTTCAGGGCACATTGCACCAAATACCGCAGAAGTTGGCGTAATATCCGAATCACAATTTGGCCTTTTGACAGGCCTAAAAAAAGAAGACTCAAAATAAGAAATTAAATTTCCAGAAGGGTGGCTATCGCTTACTTGAGCACCCGCATCCGGAGCGGTAAGCATAGTACATTTATAAAATCCTGCTGAATCCAGTTCTTTACAAATTGAAAGTTTTGTAACTGCAAACGTAACTTGTATCTGTTCGTAAGCTAGTTTGAGAGCCTGGAGTGTATAAGAGATTCTTGTTAAAATAAATTGTAATTTAAAATTCCGAGCGTAGTTCGGATCTTTTTCTCTGATTGCATCTGTTTGATCATCAGGTAAGATCCCCTTTTTTGCAAGAGCTTCCGGCATATCGAAATCGTTTGGAGAAATAAAGAAGAGTACTTCTTTAACATTGTCTAATTTCGTAGAAATATCTTTAAGCCTGTAATAAGAACCTCTAGAACCATAGGCGTCCACTCCCAAGTTCAGTGCTTGGCGAGCTTCTCCTTTTAATTTTATTCCATCCAAGAGTTGACAGAATGTGTCTGAGTCGCCTACCCCAAATCCCATTACCAAACTATCTCCTAAGCATAGAAGTTTCGGTTTTCCAGGGATCGGTTCTTCTTTTCCTCTCAGGCCAAGGGAGTTTA
It encodes:
- a CDS encoding LA_2490 family SGNH/GDSL-type esterase: MDFAKKSFFGLVFLILIFLGTEAGLVLLRSPSLQYYRDLKLIHSFHPDYYVALEPGQSKYVSHFAGKWEGQFSINSLGLRGKEEPIPGKPKLLCLGDSLVMGFGVGDSDTFCQLLDGIKLKGEARQALNLGVDAYGSRGSYYRLKDISTKLDNVKEVLFFISPNDFDMPEALAKKGILPDDQTDAIREKDPNYARNFKLQFILTRISYTLQALKLAYEQIQVTFAVTKLSICKELDSAGFYKCTMLTAPDAGAQVSDSHPSGNLISYFESSFFRPVKRPNCDSDITPTSAVFGAMCPEPIPAHVTCVDSAPSFETLPILPELTQEYYQKMIDLAKERGFKLVPVILPIQIEEIYCYNNGKYHPLENYATRASAFFEKRGVKVLRFKKETSSMCGFDQNGKKFGILDHYIPEDGHFTKRGNIWAAESLKAKLKETDLAL